A DNA window from Setaria viridis chromosome 2, Setaria_viridis_v4.0, whole genome shotgun sequence contains the following coding sequences:
- the LOC117845629 gene encoding uncharacterized protein gives MRITRRLFLAAAAAALLLLVAGPAAAQDAAVEGVAPAAEEIAANARAKEAAVLTAELGKLRAKISALESRIADQTLELKTKDDAIETLDMIIKEKSQEITAMQNEVTSLQAKGSLAAEEQASKANARAVELEKQIEKLKKDITAQKGKKAALEARVGDADKKVQELNTKLEKLQRTSDDQKRRIQKTEHALKVAEEELMKVQLETTTKAKQLKEVHGAWLPPWLATHAAHSMEVMSNHWNEHGKPAVNSLLQKASEKSAQAKKWAEPHLETAKTKWMPVAKEKMVNLKKNMEPYVQMVSEKSVEVYQTSSDFIRPHLVNAHKVADPYFQEAKKLSKPYIDQIATATKPHVEKIGTTMKPYTKRARHVYGQFRETAATYHHQAQESISDYLHQHEFTKQFATEELVWYLAAALLVMPLFVLYTLVTETFCTKKLKKTPRSSNANHGHRRHKRRHADK, from the exons ATGCGGATCACGAGGCGGCTCTtcctggccgccgcggcggcggcgctgctgctgctcgtcgcggggccggcggcggcgcaggacgcggcggtggagggcgtggcgccggcggcggaggagatcgCCGCGAACGCGAGGGccaaggaggcggcggtgctcaCCGCCGAGCTGGGCAAGCTCCGAGCGAAGATCTCCGCGTTAG AGTCGCGCATTGCAGACCAGACTCTGGAGTTGAAGACCAAGGATGATGCAATTGAAACGCTGGATATGATTATCAAGGAGAAGTCACAGGAGATAACTGCTATGCAGAATGAAGTAACTTCCCTCCAG GCGAAGGGATCTTTAGCTGCAGAGGAGCAGGCAAGCAAGGCCAATGCACGGGCTGTTGAGCTTGAGAAGCAG ATCGAGAAACTCAAGAAGGATATTACAGCACAAAAAGGCAAAAAGGCAGCTCTCGAGGCTAGGGTTGGCGATGCAGATAAGAAGGTGCAAGAGCTGAATACGAAGCTGGAGAAA CTCCAGAGGACGAGCGATGATCAAAAGCGCAGGATTCAGAAGACTGAACATGCTCTTAAAGTTGCCGAG GAGGAGCTGATGAAGGTGCAGTTGgaaacaacaacaaaagcaaAACAGCTAAAAGAG GTTCATGGAGCCTGGTTGCCACCTTGGCTGGCAACACATGCAGCCCACTCTATG GAGGTGATGTCAAATCACTGGAACGAACACGGGAAACCTGCTGTCAATAGCTTATTGCAGAAG GCATCAGAAAAATCAGCCCAGGCAAAGAAATGGGCTGAGCCCCATCTGGAAACTGCTAAGACG AAATGGATGCCTGTTGCTAAAGAAAAAATGGTTAACTTGAAGAAAAATATGGAGCCTTATGTCCAAATGGTCTCAGAGAAATCAGTGGAGGTTTATCAAACATCAAGTGATTTTATCAGGCCTCATCTTGTAAATGCACATAAAGTTGCTGATCCCTACTTCCAG GAAGCCAAGAAATTATCAAAACCCTATATTGATCAAATTGCTACAGCTACTAAACCACATGTCGAGAAAATTGGAACTACTATGAAGCCTTATACTAAAAGAGCACGTCATGTATATGGACAATTTCGTGAGACAGCTGCTACATATCATCACCAG GCTCAGGAAAGTATCTCGGATTACCTTCACCAACATGAATTTACAAAACAATTTGCAACAGAAGAGCTGGTGTGGTATCTG GCTGCTGCTTTGCTGGTTATGCCCCTTTTTGTTTTGTACACACTCGTAACTGAAACATTCTG TACCAAGAAGCTGAAGAAAACCCCACGGAGCAGTAATGCCAACCATGGTCATCGAAGACATAAGCGCCGGCATGCTGACAAATAG
- the LOC117845630 gene encoding NAC domain-containing protein 46, protein MDGSAAASAAAGDGGGGGGSKKEESLPPGFRFHPTDEELITYYLRQKIADGSFTARAIAEVDLNKCEPWDLPEKAKLGEKEWYFFSLRDRKYPTGVRTNRATNAGYWKTTGKDKEIYTGQLPATPELVGMKKTLVFYKGRAPRGEKTNWVMHEYRLHSKSAPKSNKDEWVVCRVFAKSAGAKKYPSNNAHSRPHHHPYTLDMVPPLLPTLLQHDPFARGHHHHPYMTPADLAELARFARGTPGLHPHIQPHPGTAAAAYMNPAAAAAVAPPFTLSGGLSLNLGAPPAMPSPPPPPAALHAMSMSMAMSQQAAPSGAAGNHQVMAGDHQQQMAPVGLGGCVIAPGGDGGFGADATGARYQSLDVEQLVERYWPAGYQV, encoded by the exons ATGGACGGGTCAGCAGCAGCATCTGCTGCTGCAGGagatggagggggagggggagggtcgAAGAAGGAGGAGAGCTTGCCGCCGGGGTTCAGGTTCCACCCGACGGACGAGGAGCTCATCACGTACTACCTGCGGCAGAAGATCGCCGACGGCAGCTTCACGGCGAGGGCCATAGCCGAGGTCGACCTCAACAAGTGCGAGCCGTGGGATCTCCCGG AAAAAGCGAAACTCGGAGAAAAGGAGTGGTATTTCTTCAGCCTGAGGGACAGAAAGTACCCAACGGGTGTGCGGACGAACCGTGCAACTAATGCTGGCTATTGGAAGACAACGGGAAAGGATAAGGAAATCTACACCGGGCAACTACCAGCCACGCCAGAGCTAGTAGGGATGAAGAAAACCCTGGTGTTCTACAAAGGAAGAGCTCCTCGGGGCGAGAAGACCAACTGGGTCATGCACGAGTATCGCCTGCACTCCAAATCAGCCCCCAAATCTAACAAG GACGAGTGGGTGGTGTGCCGGGTCTTCGCCAAGAGCGCGGGCGCCAAGAAGTACCCGTCCAACAACGCGCACTCgcggccgcaccaccacccgTACACGCTGGACATGGTGCCGCCCCTCCTGCCCACGCTGCTCCAGCACGACCCCTTCGCGCgcgggcaccaccaccacccctacATGACCCCGGCCGACCTCGCCGAGCTCGCGCGCTTCGCCCGCGGCACGCCGGGGCTGCACCCGCACATCCAGCCGCAccccgggacggcggcggcggcgtacatgaaccccgccgctgccgccgccgtggcgccacCGTTCACGCTCTCCGGCGGCCTCAGCCTCAACCTCGGCGCCCCGCCGGccatgccgtcgccgccgcctccgccggcggcgctccaCGCGATGTCGATGTCGATGGCGATGAGCCAGCAGGCGGCGCCGAGCGGTGCCGCAGGAAACCACCAGGTGATGGCGGGTGATCACCAGCAGCAGATGGCGCCGGTGGGGCTCGGCGGGTGCGTGATCGCGCCCGGAGGAGACGGAGGGTTCGGCGCGGACGCGACCGGGGCGCGGTACCAGAGCTTGGACGTGGAGCAGCTGGTGGAGAGGTACTGGCCTGCCGGGTACCAGGTGTAG